In the genome of Bradyrhizobium arachidis, one region contains:
- a CDS encoding phosphatase PAP2 family protein: MPGTTDIAPRAGYPAQLLAVSGRALAQLVRTPSHSRRAAAARKLARHSLWLSAVGAALIVVLMVAFDRTEILLMPARGTPSLWPISILTDFGKDEYVLSVLGAALVVVALVAAGLHGTRRALLLGFGTRLQYLFLSVALSVFAGEILKYIIGRGRPFVGGAANPFNFVPFEGTGAHASLPSGHAITAFALAFAVSALWPRLRVFMFTYAIVILLTRLVLLAHHPSDVTAGALLGMVGAMAVRYWFAARRLAFAIRADGTIVPLPGADSGRLKRVARGASAP, translated from the coding sequence ATGCCTGGGACGACCGACATCGCGCCGCGTGCGGGCTATCCGGCGCAATTGCTCGCCGTGTCCGGGCGCGCGCTGGCGCAGCTCGTGCGAACACCCTCGCATTCGCGCCGTGCTGCTGCCGCGCGCAAGCTGGCGCGACATTCGCTGTGGCTGAGCGCAGTGGGCGCGGCCTTGATCGTCGTGCTGATGGTCGCGTTCGACCGGACCGAGATCCTGCTGATGCCGGCGCGCGGCACGCCAAGCCTGTGGCCGATCAGCATCCTGACCGATTTCGGCAAGGACGAGTATGTGCTCTCGGTGCTCGGGGCTGCGCTCGTGGTCGTGGCGCTCGTTGCGGCCGGGCTTCACGGCACACGCCGCGCGCTGCTGCTCGGCTTTGGCACGCGGCTCCAGTACCTGTTTCTGTCTGTAGCTCTGTCCGTGTTCGCCGGCGAGATTCTGAAATACATCATCGGCCGGGGGCGCCCGTTCGTCGGTGGCGCGGCCAATCCGTTCAATTTCGTCCCGTTCGAGGGAACGGGGGCTCATGCCAGCCTGCCGTCCGGGCATGCGATCACGGCATTTGCGCTGGCGTTCGCGGTCTCGGCGCTGTGGCCGCGGTTGCGCGTGTTCATGTTCACTTACGCAATCGTGATCCTGCTGACGCGTCTCGTGCTGCTCGCGCACCACCCGAGCGACGTCACGGCGGGCGCCCTGCTGGGCATGGTCGGCGCCATGGCGGTCCGCTACTGGTTCGCAGCCCGCAGGCTCGCCTTTGCCATCCGGGCCGACGGCACCATTGTGCCTCTTCCGGGGGCAGATTCGGGCCGTCTCAAAAGGGTTGCCCGCGGGGCATCCGCCCCATAA
- a CDS encoding glycosyltransferase family 2 protein, producing MSTSQPSVSIVVPVRNEADNIAPLIAEIGAALDGRWAYEIIYVNDGSTDATGERLMAMMKQRDNLRQLRHARSGGQSAAVRSGVRAARGQIVATLDGDGQNNPAFLPDLIAAVEKDSKVGLAAGQRVGRKDTGFKKLQSRVANGVRNSILKDGTRDTGCGLKAFRRDIFLMMPYFDGLHRFLPALVRREGFDIAYVDVIDRPRHSGVSNYGFFDRLWIGIMDLAGVWWLIRRKKPTPDVTEVNA from the coding sequence TTGTCGACGTCCCAGCCTTCGGTTTCCATCGTCGTTCCCGTGCGCAACGAAGCCGACAACATCGCGCCGCTGATCGCCGAGATCGGTGCGGCGCTCGATGGCCGCTGGGCCTACGAGATCATCTACGTCAACGACGGCTCGACGGACGCCACCGGCGAGCGCCTGATGGCGATGATGAAGCAGCGGGACAATCTGCGGCAGCTCCGCCACGCCAGGTCGGGCGGCCAGTCGGCGGCGGTGCGCAGCGGCGTGCGCGCGGCGCGCGGGCAGATCGTGGCGACGCTCGACGGCGACGGCCAGAACAACCCGGCGTTCCTGCCGGACCTGATCGCCGCGGTCGAGAAGGACAGCAAGGTCGGGCTCGCCGCGGGACAACGCGTCGGCCGCAAGGACACCGGTTTCAAGAAACTCCAGTCGCGCGTCGCCAATGGCGTCCGCAATTCGATCCTCAAGGACGGCACGCGCGATACCGGCTGCGGGCTGAAGGCGTTCCGGCGCGATATCTTCCTGATGATGCCCTATTTCGACGGGCTGCATCGCTTCCTGCCGGCGCTGGTCCGCCGCGAGGGCTTTGATATTGCCTATGTCGACGTGATCGACCGGCCGCGCCATTCCGGCGTGTCAAACTATGGTTTCTTCGACCGGCTGTGGATCGGCATCATGGATCTCGCCGGCGTGTGGTGGCTGATCCGCCGCAAGAAGCCGACACCAGATGTGACTGAGGTGAACGCATGA
- a CDS encoding lipid-A-disaccharide synthase N-terminal domain-containing protein has protein sequence MIIQYGQALSNYLYDVFVAKFDFWLAFGLVAQLFFTARFLVQWIASERAGNSVVPMAFWFCSMGGGLMTLVYGVVKREPVIILGQALATIIYIRNIMLIIKNRGRASKTLDR, from the coding sequence ATGATCATTCAATACGGTCAGGCGCTGAGCAATTATCTCTACGACGTCTTCGTCGCCAAGTTCGACTTCTGGCTGGCGTTCGGCCTCGTCGCGCAGCTGTTCTTCACCGCGCGCTTCCTGGTGCAGTGGATCGCGAGCGAGCGCGCCGGCAACAGCGTGGTGCCGATGGCGTTCTGGTTCTGCTCCATGGGCGGCGGCTTGATGACGCTGGTCTATGGCGTCGTGAAGCGCGAGCCGGTGATCATCCTCGGCCAGGCGCTGGCGACCATCATCTATATCCGCAACATCATGCTGATCATCAAGAACCGCGGTCGCGCGTCCAAGACGCTGGATCGCTGA